The Roseofilum reptotaenium CS-1145 genome window below encodes:
- a CDS encoding Glu/Leu/Phe/Val family dehydrogenase produces the protein MMPSSVKMPQPPTPAHICPMDRTCSYLQQAGSELNIDRGILTVLENPRKVVTVSIPVKLDTGEVQVLAGHRVQHCDVLGPYKGGTRYHPSVTLQEVSSLAMLMTWKCALLGIPYGGAKGGIALDPHQYSVGELERITRRYTSELIKDIGPAVDIPAPDMGTSAREMAWMMDTYSMNVGHAVPGIVTGKPLSVGGSKGRQQATGRGVMIVVREALAQQDKPLAGASVVIQGFGNVGGAAALLFHQAGAKVLAVSNVSGAIFAENGLDIPALRKHVVENHAPMNNFPGGEWITNEELLTLPCDVLIPAALEDQITEENAPRIQAKIVAEAANGPVTLVADQLLHSRGIMVLPDILANAGGVVVSYLEWVQGQSYVFWDEERVNQEMEGLMVRAYHRVYETSQQRGIPLRLAAYTLGVGRVAQALSDRGLYP, from the coding sequence ATGATGCCATCCTCAGTTAAGATGCCCCAGCCTCCCACTCCGGCTCATATTTGCCCGATGGATCGCACCTGTAGTTACTTACAGCAAGCCGGTTCCGAACTCAACATCGATCGTGGCATCCTGACCGTTTTGGAAAATCCCCGCAAAGTTGTCACCGTTTCCATTCCCGTTAAGCTTGATACCGGAGAAGTGCAAGTTTTGGCGGGACACCGGGTTCAACATTGCGATGTTCTCGGTCCTTACAAAGGCGGAACTCGCTATCATCCCTCCGTCACCTTGCAAGAAGTCTCATCTTTGGCCATGCTGATGACCTGGAAATGTGCCTTACTGGGCATTCCCTATGGTGGAGCGAAAGGCGGTATTGCCCTTGACCCCCATCAATATAGTGTCGGTGAGCTAGAGCGCATTACCCGCCGCTATACCAGCGAACTAATTAAAGACATTGGCCCAGCCGTCGATATTCCAGCTCCAGATATGGGAACTTCGGCGCGAGAAATGGCTTGGATGATGGATACCTATTCCATGAATGTCGGTCATGCGGTTCCTGGTATTGTCACCGGTAAACCCCTCTCTGTCGGTGGTTCTAAGGGACGACAACAGGCAACGGGTCGAGGTGTGATGATTGTGGTGCGCGAAGCTTTGGCGCAACAGGATAAACCGTTGGCGGGTGCTTCCGTGGTCATTCAAGGTTTCGGGAATGTTGGAGGTGCGGCGGCTCTGTTGTTCCATCAAGCAGGCGCTAAAGTGTTGGCAGTTTCCAATGTCTCCGGTGCTATCTTTGCAGAAAATGGCTTAGATATTCCGGCGTTGCGTAAGCATGTGGTCGAAAATCATGCCCCGATGAACAACTTCCCAGGCGGTGAATGGATTACCAATGAGGAACTGTTAACCTTACCCTGTGATGTCTTGATTCCAGCAGCTCTCGAAGATCAGATCACGGAAGAAAATGCCCCTCGAATTCAGGCAAAAATTGTGGCAGAAGCGGCCAATGGCCCGGTCACGCTGGTGGCGGATCAACTGTTGCACAGTCGCGGCATTATGGTTTTACCCGATATCTTAGCTAATGCTGGCGGTGTAGTCGTCAGTTATCTGGAATGGGTACAAGGTCAGTCCTATGTATTCTGGGATGAAGAACGGGTAAATCAAGAGATGGAAGGCTTGATGGTACGGGCGTATCATCGGGTTTATGAAACGTCTCAACAACGGGGAATTCCGTTGCGGTTAGCGGCGTATACCTTGGGTGTCGGTCGTGTGGCTCAGGCTCTGAGCGATCGCGGTTTATATCCGTAA
- a CDS encoding tetratricopeptide repeat protein, whose product MMMGFGNRWWVGFWCATAIATLFSSSVARSLDPIELAQVEVNSQAVEYLNQGLQLIQMGEVERAISAFQESARLGPNLAPASYNLGLALRQRGDLQGAASAFHQAIQIDPNFAIAYANLGAALLEGRNLQQAQDYLQMSVQLDPKLGVGHYNLGLVQKLQGNRTAAIASFKQAMVFSPTAPEPYYYSGLIYQEQGQLTPAMERFRQAVDKNPEYAQAYYAIGSILLQQGQLDEALNAFRKAAEANPNYGNAYYGAGLVFIEQQDYQEAQRVLAFAQKLYETEGNQQWAMMAAQLLQRVRELEQ is encoded by the coding sequence ATGATGATGGGTTTTGGTAATCGGTGGTGGGTTGGTTTTTGGTGTGCAACAGCGATCGCCACTTTATTCTCTAGTAGCGTAGCGCGATCGCTCGATCCTATCGAGTTGGCTCAGGTTGAGGTTAACTCTCAGGCAGTGGAGTATTTAAATCAAGGGTTGCAGTTGATTCAAATGGGAGAGGTGGAACGGGCGATCTCCGCGTTTCAAGAGTCAGCACGGTTAGGCCCCAATTTAGCTCCAGCTTCGTATAATTTAGGTCTAGCGCTGCGGCAAAGGGGGGATCTTCAAGGAGCGGCGAGTGCCTTCCACCAAGCCATTCAGATCGATCCGAATTTCGCGATCGCCTACGCGAATTTAGGGGCAGCACTTTTGGAAGGGCGTAATTTACAACAGGCTCAGGACTATTTGCAAATGTCAGTCCAGCTCGATCCAAAGTTGGGAGTGGGGCATTACAATCTGGGATTGGTACAAAAGTTACAGGGAAATAGGACGGCGGCGATCGCCTCATTTAAGCAAGCCATGGTGTTTTCTCCCACTGCTCCAGAACCCTATTATTATTCAGGTTTGATTTATCAAGAACAAGGGCAATTAACCCCAGCGATGGAGAGGTTCCGTCAGGCAGTGGACAAAAATCCAGAATATGCCCAAGCCTATTATGCGATCGGCTCCATTTTATTACAACAAGGGCAACTGGATGAAGCGCTGAATGCCTTCCGAAAAGCAGCTGAAGCCAATCCTAATTATGGGAATGCCTATTATGGCGCTGGATTAGTGTTTATAGAACAACAAGATTATCAAGAAGCACAACGGGTGTTAGCGTTTGCACAGAAACTCTATGAGACAGAAGGCAATCAACAGTGGGCGATGATGGCGGCTCAATTATTACAACGGGTGCGAGAGTTAGAGCAGTGA
- a CDS encoding XisI protein codes for MDNLEQTSKIKIENYREIIQTFLRKYASYKPSHGEIEIQTLFDTQEDHYQVLGVGWDGKQRIYGCSIHLDIKNGKIWLQLNNTALDVAQELVEMGVLKTDIVIAFQPPSIRAVSGYAMG; via the coding sequence ATGGATAACCTAGAGCAGACTTCAAAAATAAAAATCGAAAACTATCGAGAAATTATCCAAACTTTTCTCCGCAAGTACGCCAGTTACAAACCTTCCCATGGAGAAATTGAAATTCAAACTCTCTTCGATACCCAAGAGGATCATTACCAAGTTTTGGGAGTGGGTTGGGATGGTAAACAACGGATTTATGGTTGCTCGATCCATCTCGATATTAAGAATGGCAAAATATGGCTACAACTGAATAATACAGCATTAGATGTTGCCCAAGAATTGGTTGAGATGGGGGTGCTGAAAACTGATATTGTGATTGCATTTCAACCGCCATCGATCCGAGCAGTTTCCGGTTATGCGATGGGGTAA
- a CDS encoding DUF29 domain-containing protein: METHLYETDFYGWLMQQSHLLKTGEFKQLDITNLVEELQSLGKQQRQELRNRLGVLLGHFLKWQFQPERRSKSWKSTIREQRREIVRLMKENPSLKPYLEEAMLSGYQSGLDLVVRETPLDYPDLPEDCIYSFEQVCNPDFPEFLNEI, translated from the coding sequence ATGGAAACCCATCTTTATGAAACCGATTTTTATGGTTGGCTGATGCAGCAATCTCACCTCTTAAAAACCGGTGAATTCAAACAGTTAGATATTACCAATCTAGTTGAGGAACTGCAATCCTTGGGCAAACAGCAGCGTCAAGAACTCAGAAATCGTTTAGGCGTATTATTGGGACATTTCTTAAAGTGGCAATTTCAGCCCGAAAGACGCAGTAAAAGCTGGAAATCAACCATTCGAGAACAGCGCCGGGAAATTGTGCGCCTGATGAAAGAAAATCCCAGTCTGAAACCCTATCTCGAAGAAGCGATGCTCTCTGGTTATCAGTCGGGATTAGATTTAGTCGTGCGCGAAACCCCTTTAGATTATCCAGATTTACCCGAAGATTGTATCTATAGTTTTGAACAAGTCTGTAATCCTGATTTTCCCGAATTCTTGAATGAGATTTAA
- a CDS encoding helicase-related protein, whose product MKIEDQGRPFEMGFNIGILNYLQQNQLASQWVDYYRKELENVNLNAINKKLIENASSISCSDRQIIETWSNLLLLKGFLGGYNFFAEYLQGTRWHNLERRLEVLYYQCAFAGDNSLKTYQKSQEQVSQEWLSRLEGLDPAQLKTYINRYSDTGEFLKADTLLLLRHSQRDYRILVVDQSVFAVQSEKDLTDIQNFIGLIKSKLIKEINYLRSKSVFSKLRIDTGDSPDLEFLFSPGLKDYFTAFKSKDKESAKLIQAGGYAYSFYQFAQKTGIIPQGAKVILSAIGYSDRGMNTMTIHSQNLSLFETCYQIYKHESSGKEMIVVRKQVFNQIKRQMGASFDRGKEFVQKLIDIPPDRTTVVTHQEQIQGFLTSVAPLPDDIAQEHNLDSSLDLRNGHAELIRRSLLSESLYLFLTGNPGIGKTTAIANFLKQHQDDGFLFFYVSPRKQVNLDILEKFKDDKGNWCSENLVCLNTNSQIIAEQGGDYSVQYRSDLWQGNFRQQSVNFLDGSQEQKQQQNRDSRLQRKTEDLIVEAPQNTAGVIRSMCEAIHTLVDRQSTNKIVASISIQALKKTPNGSDTLKHFGEIFKGAYNSRTQAVISEKMQAISKRFKHLFIMIDEITGDDSGVEFLNRITHILQDYDLTSSKHGFNPKMIIADASIVDPDVISQHLQVTTAEPDKIFFRKAKRKASPLTLDWFKFKCHPATLINTNSYPARDLNITYNVIIHSTQFQERDRLKREDDDLDKKLREQILADIERITQEQRDNDDQILVYIQNKQRLKNLIEALERRWQTFEKNQDYLEIHASLSESEKQAIHHYQNEVKIIFMTSSGSRGLSFPKVKHILVDIPRFQVEKNLMEIIQTIYRGRGDGNRDNQSKSLHFYLAERAVYFEDQPQLSLQEKILSIFNILLLLKASIMTRILGAGKIGRQEYLIIPIGGKSVSAAGQTLSSQLANLLRELKLETRNRHSDQKLKQTYEHLKTLLSQADFTVPKSEHSSYISEEFTHQFLGFVRPNLSQLIDFPPLETGYLQGSLLMVPLGAKVVSETYTLFLDLILDRRTDKLWQNLRYISSPKSDYNENLKFATRSAIDLIDEIRETQHKSQRYEQQSQRLDRYYALPLLTFVAREQMKRYLAEGDNAPFLDMTFRYILECYVRSLYPVDNILPIGDRYQDFPFVIFSSYSLAEIRQQRFGDRYLLHSHELNILNLVLSQDKK is encoded by the coding sequence ATGAAAATAGAAGATCAAGGACGACCTTTTGAAATGGGGTTTAATATTGGGATTCTCAATTATCTTCAGCAAAACCAATTAGCATCGCAATGGGTTGATTATTATCGCAAAGAGCTAGAAAATGTAAACTTAAACGCAATTAATAAAAAGCTGATTGAAAATGCGAGTTCCATTAGTTGTAGCGATCGCCAGATCATCGAAACCTGGAGTAACCTTTTACTCCTAAAGGGGTTTTTGGGGGGATATAACTTTTTTGCCGAATATCTGCAAGGGACGAGATGGCACAACCTTGAGCGTCGTTTAGAGGTGCTTTATTATCAATGTGCTTTTGCGGGTGACAATAGTCTCAAGACGTATCAGAAGAGTCAAGAGCAGGTTTCCCAAGAGTGGTTATCTCGGTTAGAAGGACTCGATCCAGCGCAGTTAAAGACCTATATTAATCGCTATAGTGATACAGGAGAGTTTTTAAAAGCGGATACTCTGTTATTGCTCCGTCATTCCCAACGAGACTATCGCATTTTGGTGGTGGATCAATCCGTATTTGCGGTTCAGTCGGAAAAAGATCTGACTGATATCCAAAATTTTATTGGACTGATTAAAAGCAAACTCATTAAAGAAATCAATTATTTGCGCTCGAAAAGTGTGTTTTCTAAGCTGAGAATTGATACGGGAGACAGTCCAGATTTAGAGTTTCTGTTTTCTCCGGGTTTGAAGGATTATTTTACGGCGTTTAAGTCGAAGGATAAGGAGAGCGCGAAGCTAATTCAAGCGGGAGGATATGCTTATAGTTTTTATCAGTTTGCACAAAAAACGGGGATTATTCCTCAAGGTGCAAAGGTGATTTTGAGCGCGATAGGATATAGCGATCGCGGAATGAACACCATGACGATCCATTCCCAAAACCTCTCTTTGTTTGAAACCTGTTATCAAATTTACAAGCATGAGTCCAGTGGAAAAGAGATGATCGTAGTGCGAAAACAGGTGTTTAATCAGATCAAGCGTCAGATGGGTGCAAGTTTCGATCGCGGTAAGGAGTTTGTGCAGAAGTTGATCGATATTCCCCCAGATCGAACCACGGTGGTTACCCATCAGGAGCAAATTCAGGGGTTTCTCACCTCGGTTGCACCCCTTCCCGATGATATTGCACAAGAGCATAATCTTGATTCTAGCCTGGATTTACGCAATGGCCATGCTGAGTTAATTCGGCGATCGCTACTTTCCGAGAGTTTGTATCTTTTTTTAACGGGGAATCCGGGAATCGGAAAAACAACGGCGATCGCCAATTTCCTCAAACAGCATCAAGACGACGGTTTTCTCTTTTTCTATGTCAGTCCCCGCAAACAGGTTAACCTGGATATTCTGGAAAAATTCAAGGATGATAAGGGAAATTGGTGCAGCGAAAACCTAGTTTGCTTAAACACCAATTCCCAGATTATTGCCGAACAGGGTGGTGATTATAGCGTACAATATCGTTCCGATCTATGGCAAGGAAATTTTAGGCAACAATCTGTTAATTTTCTCGATGGAAGTCAAGAGCAAAAACAACAGCAAAATAGGGATTCTCGTCTCCAACGCAAAACCGAAGATTTAATCGTTGAAGCACCTCAAAATACTGCCGGAGTCATTCGCAGCATGTGTGAAGCTATCCATACCCTTGTCGATCGCCAAAGCACGAATAAAATTGTCGCTTCTATCTCCATTCAAGCCTTGAAAAAGACACCCAATGGTAGTGATACCCTCAAGCATTTTGGCGAGATTTTCAAAGGAGCCTACAATAGTCGTACTCAAGCCGTTATCTCAGAAAAAATGCAAGCCATTTCTAAGCGGTTTAAACATCTGTTTATCATGATTGATGAAATTACTGGAGATGATAGCGGCGTGGAATTTTTGAATCGCATCACTCACATTCTTCAAGATTATGATTTAACCAGCAGCAAACATGGATTTAATCCTAAAATGATTATCGCTGATGCTTCCATTGTCGATCCGGATGTGATTAGTCAACATTTACAAGTTACCACGGCTGAACCCGATAAAATCTTTTTCCGCAAAGCCAAGAGAAAGGCTTCACCCTTGACGCTTGATTGGTTTAAATTCAAATGCCATCCAGCAACGCTAATCAATACCAACTCTTATCCTGCCAGAGATCTGAACATTACCTATAATGTTATCATTCATTCGACTCAATTTCAAGAGCGCGATCGCTTAAAACGAGAAGATGATGATTTAGACAAGAAATTGCGAGAACAAATTTTAGCTGATATTGAGCGAATCACTCAAGAACAGAGAGATAACGACGATCAAATTTTAGTCTATATCCAAAACAAGCAACGCTTAAAAAACCTAATTGAAGCGCTGGAACGTCGTTGGCAAACATTTGAGAAAAACCAAGACTATCTCGAAATTCATGCCAGTCTTTCCGAGAGCGAAAAGCAAGCCATCCATCACTATCAAAACGAAGTCAAGATCATTTTCATGACTTCTTCCGGCAGTCGAGGATTATCCTTTCCCAAGGTTAAGCATATTTTAGTGGATATTCCGCGCTTCCAAGTGGAAAAAAATCTGATGGAAATCATTCAAACGATCTATCGCGGACGGGGTGATGGGAATCGGGATAATCAATCCAAATCTTTACACTTTTATCTTGCAGAACGCGCCGTTTATTTTGAGGATCAGCCCCAGCTTTCTCTTCAGGAGAAAATTCTCAGCATCTTTAATATTTTGCTGCTGCTCAAAGCCTCGATTATGACGCGGATTCTGGGAGCGGGTAAAATTGGCAGACAAGAGTATTTGATTATTCCCATTGGCGGCAAGTCAGTATCTGCGGCTGGACAAACCCTCAGTTCTCAACTGGCGAATTTGCTTAGGGAACTGAAACTAGAAACTAGAAATCGTCACAGCGATCAAAAACTAAAACAAACTTATGAGCATTTAAAAACCTTACTCAGTCAAGCGGATTTTACTGTTCCTAAATCGGAACACTCCTCCTATATTTCGGAAGAGTTTACCCATCAGTTCTTAGGGTTTGTTCGACCTAATCTGAGTCAATTAATCGATTTTCCACCGCTAGAAACGGGCTATCTTCAGGGAAGTTTGCTCATGGTTCCCCTTGGCGCTAAAGTCGTTTCGGAAACTTATACTTTATTTCTGGATTTAATTCTAGATCGGAGAACCGATAAACTGTGGCAGAATTTAAGGTATATTAGTAGCCCGAAAAGTGATTACAATGAAAATCTGAAATTTGCGACTCGCAGCGCGATTGATTTAATTGATGAAATTCGCGAAACTCAGCATAAATCCCAACGCTACGAGCAGCAAAGTCAACGACTGGATCGCTATTATGCGCTGCCATTATTAACATTTGTCGCTAGAGAGCAGATGAAAAGGTATCTCGCAGAAGGCGATAATGCTCCGTTTCTAGATATGACATTTCGCTACATTCTCGAATGCTATGTGCGATCGCTCTACCCCGTCGATAATATTCTCCCGATTGGCGATCGCTACCAGGATTTTCCGTTTGTAATCTTTAGTAGCTACAGTCTAGCCGAAATTCGCCAGCAACGCTTCGGCGATCGCTATCTGCTTCATTCCCATGAATTGAACATCCTCAATTTGGTTCTCTCTCAAGACAAAAAATAA
- a CDS encoding agmatinase family protein encodes MSEQLPFQPPDLEAQKALEKERNLPLSGWQQEVDRGLEYGLEAAQSIRDRTIPTFSRGELPHYAGINTFLKAPYLEDVRNVGNYDIAIIGVPHDSGTTYRPGTRFGPQGIRRISALYTPYNFELGIDLREQITLCDVGDIFTIPANNEKSFDQISKGIAHVFHSGAFPIVLGGDHSIGFPTVRGICRHLGDKKVGIIHFDRHVDTQETDLDERMHTCPWFHATNIKNAPAKNLVQLGIGGWQVPRQGVKVCRERATNILTVTDITDMGLDAAADFAIQRATDGTDCVWISFDIDCIDAGFVPGTGWPEPGGLLPREALYLLKKIVQNTPVCGLEVVEVSPPYDISDITALMATRVICDTMAHLVISGQLPRQEKPSYIHPEAQPEQVEWT; translated from the coding sequence ATGAGCGAACAACTTCCATTTCAACCTCCTGATTTAGAAGCTCAGAAAGCTTTAGAAAAAGAGAGAAATTTACCCCTAAGCGGTTGGCAGCAGGAAGTCGATCGCGGATTAGAATATGGTTTAGAAGCTGCTCAAAGTATCCGCGATCGCACCATTCCCACCTTTTCCCGTGGAGAACTCCCCCACTACGCCGGGATTAACACCTTTCTCAAAGCACCCTACTTAGAAGACGTGCGGAACGTTGGCAACTACGATATCGCCATTATCGGCGTTCCCCACGACTCCGGAACCACCTACCGTCCCGGTACTCGATTTGGTCCCCAAGGTATCCGTCGTATCAGTGCCCTTTACACCCCCTATAATTTTGAACTGGGCATTGACTTGCGCGAACAAATCACCCTTTGCGATGTCGGTGATATTTTTACCATTCCCGCTAACAACGAAAAATCCTTCGATCAAATCTCAAAAGGCATTGCCCATGTCTTTCATTCCGGTGCATTTCCCATCGTTTTAGGCGGCGATCATTCCATTGGATTTCCCACCGTGCGCGGTATTTGTCGCCACTTAGGTGATAAAAAAGTCGGCATAATTCACTTCGATCGCCATGTGGATACCCAAGAAACCGACTTAGACGAACGGATGCATACCTGCCCTTGGTTTCATGCCACCAACATCAAAAATGCCCCCGCTAAAAACCTCGTTCAACTTGGAATTGGAGGCTGGCAAGTTCCCCGTCAAGGAGTCAAAGTTTGTCGCGAGAGAGCGACCAATATCCTAACGGTAACCGACATTACAGACATGGGATTAGATGCTGCCGCAGACTTTGCCATACAGCGAGCTACCGATGGCACCGATTGTGTTTGGATTAGTTTCGATATCGATTGTATCGATGCGGGTTTTGTCCCCGGAACCGGTTGGCCAGAACCCGGTGGACTCCTACCCAGGGAAGCACTCTACTTACTGAAAAAAATTGTCCAAAATACTCCCGTTTGTGGGTTAGAAGTCGTGGAAGTTTCCCCTCCCTATGACATTAGCGATATCACCGCCTTAATGGCCACTCGCGTCATTTGCGATACCATGGCTCATTTAGTGATTTCCGGGCAACTTCCTCGTCAAGAAAAACCTAGCTATATTCATCCAGAAGCCCAACCGGAACAAGTTGAATGGACCTAA
- the hypA gene encoding hydrogenase maturation nickel metallochaperone HypA, with protein MHETDMTKALILTLRDWWNDQEESPKIETVHLIVGQFTCVEPASLQFAFEVQTQNTFLEGAKLAIQEKPLIAFCHSCQIEYRPQIGQHYACPTCNSPMEDIRSGRELKIDRIEYSPLTPTSHAPNL; from the coding sequence GTGCATGAAACTGATATGACTAAAGCCTTAATTCTCACGTTGCGAGACTGGTGGAATGACCAAGAAGAATCGCCCAAAATAGAAACGGTTCACCTAATCGTTGGTCAATTTACCTGTGTCGAACCTGCCAGCTTGCAATTCGCCTTTGAAGTGCAAACTCAAAACACGTTTTTAGAAGGAGCCAAACTGGCTATTCAAGAAAAACCCTTAATCGCCTTTTGCCATTCCTGTCAAATCGAATATCGACCGCAAATTGGCCAGCACTATGCCTGTCCAACCTGCAATTCTCCCATGGAAGATATTCGCTCTGGACGAGAACTCAAAATCGATCGCATTGAATATAGCCCATTAACCCCAACCAGCCATGCACCAAACCTTTGA
- the hypB gene encoding hydrogenase nickel incorporation protein HypB has product MHQTFDAALEINLLHANQAGADHNRAHFDEWGMTCLNLMSSPGAGKTVLLEKTLEALHSDLNMVVIEGDMTTELDAERLRQYGVPVIAINTGRSCHLDSKMVSGGIHQLANQYTPSDFDLVLVENVGNLVCPAEFEVGEHAKVALLSITEGEDKPLKYPIMFQEADCLLVTKMDLAPYLEIDLERLEANVRQINPHVTLIPLSAKTGEGLDAWFTWVRTQVTPASAQPLAMPV; this is encoded by the coding sequence ATGCACCAAACCTTTGATGCTGCCTTAGAAATTAACTTACTCCATGCCAACCAAGCGGGAGCAGACCATAATCGTGCCCATTTTGACGAATGGGGGATGACTTGTCTGAACCTGATGAGTAGTCCTGGTGCAGGAAAAACGGTTCTTCTAGAGAAAACCTTAGAAGCCTTGCATTCTGACCTCAACATGGTTGTCATTGAAGGAGATATGACCACTGAACTGGATGCCGAGCGTCTGCGTCAATATGGCGTGCCCGTGATTGCTATTAATACCGGTCGTTCCTGTCATCTGGACTCAAAGATGGTCTCTGGAGGCATTCACCAGTTAGCCAACCAATACACTCCTTCCGACTTTGATTTAGTCCTGGTGGAAAATGTGGGCAATCTGGTGTGTCCCGCAGAATTTGAAGTGGGCGAACATGCCAAAGTTGCCCTCTTAAGCATTACTGAGGGAGAAGATAAACCCCTCAAATATCCAATTATGTTTCAAGAAGCGGATTGTCTCTTGGTCACCAAAATGGATCTCGCTCCCTATCTAGAGATTGACCTAGAGCGACTTGAAGCAAACGTGCGGCAAATCAATCCTCACGTTACCCTCATTCCCCTATCGGCAAAAACCGGTGAGGGATTAGACGCTTGGTTTACTTGGGTTCGCACTCAAGTAACCCCAGCGTCGGCTCAACCGCTGGCGATGCCCGTTTAG
- a CDS encoding sodium:solute symporter family protein has protein sequence MTEKILFWGILLFLFGTLGIGVWASKQIKGDSVNYLVAGRGLVLPLAAATLMAQSVDSNATLGNTDLAAEFGFWAGASLPIGLALCLFLTALFFAKPMNRMGLITLPDFYRIKYDRTTEWVASVIMVLSFSFLLAGNLVAGGYLFQAFMGTNYTSGAMFIAMIVLIYTASGGLFAVAYTDAIQVAIALVGMIALVGFIGFNFGFTIPDGMGPMHLEQLTNPGAGAAINWATLLALGLGDIVAIDFMARVFASDSPETAQKACFIGSAGTILIGVPFSMVALSAPSILEQANITPEGPLLYALLQGVVPPLVGLLVIAAILSASLSTADGAILGTSSVIAHNILGIRHDEHNAGGDRLLLITRLMAVVITAMGLFFALRIPQTGILLLLAFDIGFAGLLIPLAGGLYWPGATKQGALACIILGTLTRIVMFVLMPTTFGLDNTLLYIPNGLFTPDFDGFPTLISPFVGLAAFIIGSNLTRGKGNTANTLEEHDAHIALHARE, from the coding sequence ATGACAGAAAAGATTTTGTTCTGGGGAATTTTGCTCTTCCTCTTTGGAACCCTAGGCATTGGTGTCTGGGCTTCTAAGCAGATTAAGGGAGATAGCGTCAACTATTTGGTGGCTGGACGGGGGCTGGTTCTTCCCCTAGCGGCTGCCACCTTGATGGCTCAGTCGGTGGATTCTAATGCAACTTTGGGCAATACGGATTTAGCGGCTGAATTTGGATTTTGGGCGGGTGCGTCGTTACCGATTGGTTTAGCGTTGTGCTTGTTTCTGACGGCGCTGTTTTTCGCTAAACCGATGAACCGTATGGGATTGATTACGCTACCCGATTTCTATCGTATCAAGTACGATCGCACTACAGAATGGGTGGCATCAGTGATTATGGTGCTGAGTTTCTCCTTTCTGCTGGCGGGTAATCTGGTGGCTGGGGGCTATTTGTTCCAAGCATTCATGGGGACAAATTATACGTCCGGAGCCATGTTTATTGCCATGATTGTCCTGATCTACACTGCCAGTGGGGGATTGTTTGCCGTTGCTTATACCGATGCGATTCAAGTGGCGATCGCCTTAGTCGGTATGATTGCTCTAGTGGGTTTTATTGGCTTTAACTTTGGCTTTACCATTCCTGATGGTATGGGCCCCATGCACTTGGAGCAGTTAACCAATCCAGGAGCGGGTGCAGCGATTAACTGGGCAACCCTCTTAGCCTTGGGTTTGGGCGATATTGTCGCCATTGACTTTATGGCTCGTGTCTTTGCCTCCGATAGTCCAGAAACCGCCCAAAAAGCCTGTTTTATTGGCTCTGCGGGAACCATCCTGATTGGCGTGCCGTTCTCAATGGTGGCGTTATCTGCACCGTCTATTTTAGAACAAGCCAATATTACCCCAGAGGGGCCCCTGCTCTATGCCTTGCTGCAAGGCGTTGTTCCTCCCCTCGTGGGACTTTTGGTGATTGCAGCGATTCTTTCTGCTTCTTTATCGACAGCAGATGGGGCAATTTTAGGCACGTCTTCGGTGATTGCCCATAACATCCTGGGTATTCGCCATGACGAACACAATGCTGGCGGCGATCGTTTATTATTAATTACCCGATTAATGGCCGTTGTAATTACTGCGATGGGCTTATTCTTTGCCTTGCGTATTCCTCAAACGGGGATTCTCTTACTCCTAGCCTTTGATATTGGCTTCGCTGGATTATTAATTCCCCTAGCCGGAGGACTCTATTGGCCGGGGGCAACAAAACAAGGAGCCTTAGCCTGTATTATTTTGGGAACGCTAACTCGTATTGTCATGTTTGTTCTCATGCCTACGACATTTGGCTTGGACAATACTTTACTCTATATTCCCAATGGTTTATTTACACCCGATTTTGATGGCTTCCCTACTTTAATTAGTCCTTTTGTTGGATTAGCGGCCTTTATTATCGGATCAAATTTAACTAGAGGGAAAGGTAATACAGCTAATACCCTAGAAGAGCACGACGCTCATATAGCGCTGCACGCTAGGGAATAG